In Archaeoglobus profundus DSM 5631, the sequence GGCTATTATGCAATCTGTGCAATCTGGCTTTCTATCTGTATCATTGGTGCCTACGCTTACTATCTCCAATGGATTCACGGTCATCAGGTTACCGGCTTAAACAACCAAGTTCCATGGGGCTTCGGAATCGCAGCCGTTTGTTACTTCATTGGTGCCAGTGCAGGTTCACTTATCGTTTCAGCCTTATCCGGTGTTTTTGAAAAAGAGGAGTTCAAGATATTTTCAAGAAGTGCTGCCTTCTTCGCTGCCGCAATGATCGTTGCTGCAATGGGCGCAATCTTCACGGACGTAGGCAATCCTTCCAACAGCATAAACTTCCTGATGTACTTCAACCCGACATCGATCTTCTCTTGGAACGCATTCCTCTATTCAAGCTACTTCGTCGTCTGTGTAATATATTTGATAGCTCAATTTGAGGAGAAGAAGTTCCTAACGAGGTGCATTGCTGTCTTTGCCGTAGGATGGGCAGTTCTCGTGCACAGCGGTACTGGTGCAATCTTGGGATTCATCTACTCGAACGACTTTTACCACTCAGCTTTAACACCGCCGATGTTCATAATCTCGGCAATTGCAAGCGGTTTAGGATTGCTCATTCCGACGTACATACTGACTTTCAAGTGGACTAAGAGGGAATACGACCCCAGCCTTTTCTGGACACTGACAAAGATCATGGGTGCGATGGTAATCGTTCTGCTTTACTTCTTCATCGTTGAAGGATTTGAGAAGGGTTACATGCCCGCAAGCCACGAGGCATTCCTAAGGATGATTACGAGCCCAGAGACTCCAGCGGTTTGGGTTTACTGGTTTGGTCAAATTGGATTGATGCTTTTGGCGCTTGCTATAATGCTTAGTCCTTACAGGAAGACAGAAAAGGCCATGTTTGTCGCAGGATTGCTCGTAGCTGTTGCCGTATTCTGCGAGAGATACATACTCGTCGTTCCGGGACTCTCATATCCATACGAGATATTCGCTGGCTACGAGGCAGTTAAGCCGTTCCAAATAGTGCCTTACTATCCAACTTGGGCTGAGTGGGCAATAGAACTCGCATTGCTAGCGGGAGTTTACTTGGCGTACTGCATAGGTATTAAGATATTCGCCCTATTGCCTGAAAAAGCCGTTAAAGTAGAGGAGGTGAATAAGAATGAGTGAAGCCCTGTACATTTTTTATGCCTTACCTTACATCTGCTTTGCCATATTCGTCATAGGGACAATATACAGGGTTGTAGATTGGGCAAGAAGTGCGGTACCCCTCAAAATACCCACAACTTCCGCTCAGCAACCGAGCTTTAAGTTCGTCAGGAGGACATGGATAGACAAGATAGATTCTCCCTCAAGCAAGTTCTGGGCTTTCGTAAGGGTTCTGTTTGTAGTGTTCCTCTTCAGAGATCTCTTCAGAAACACAAGGTATTACATCGAGATGGGAGGTAAAAATGTAGACACAAGATGGCTCTGGCTGTTCGCAATACTATTCCACTACTCCCTGCTCGTAATAGTCATAAGACATCTGAGGTTCTTCACAAACCCAGTTCCAGATTTCGTGAAAACTCTGGAATACCTCGATGGAGTTTTGGGTGTTGCGATAGTTCCGCCCTTGCTGATGACTGGAGTCATAGCGTTAGTTGCATTGGCTTTCCTCTGGGGTAGGAGGATACTACTGGCTAAGGAGAGGAGCATCTCAATACCATCAGACCACTTGATACTGTTCTTCATGGCTGTCATACTTGTCAGCGGATTACTCATGAGATACATCATAAAGGCAGATCTGAGCTATGTGAAGATGTTTGCTCTAAGTGTAGTAACATTCCAGCCACCCTCACCAGAGGTTTTAGCAAACCTTCACTGGTTGTTCCTAATACACTTCACGTTCGTCTGCATAACAATCGCATACATACCGTTCAGTAAGGTAATGCACTTTGCTGGAGTCTGGTTCAGTCCTACAAGAAACATGCCCAACGACAACAGGAGAAAGAGGCATGTCAATCCATGGGATCCAAACCCAGAATTGCCAATACTTGTAAGAGAGGGCATAACTGTTGCTGGAGTAACCTACAAGTGCAAGAAGCTCGATTGGGATACTTATTACGAGATGTATAAGGATCAGCTTGATGAAATTGCCGAGAAGAATTACACACTCAAAGCTGAGGAGTTTTGAGGTGATGTAGATGAGTGAGGTGCCTGAGGAGCTTAAGATCAAGCAGAAGTTTCCGAATTGGTATGATTGGTTGAAACCGATAACGCAGAAGGACATAAAGCATGGTTTCGCAAGCTACATAGCGCTACCAAAGCAGGTTAATTCAGAGTTCTTCAAAATGCCTTTCGGAGATGTTGAAAGAGATGTGTTCAGCGAGGACTGGAAGTTGCCAGAAAACTGGAAAGAAATAATCCTTGACTCTTTCAAGGAGACTTTGGAAAAGAACAGAGCGTTCAAAGTCTTCATGGATATATGTGTTAGATGTGGTGCTTGTGCAGATAAATGCCACTACTACATAGGTACCGGTGATCCAAAGAACATGCCAGTAATGAGAGCCGAAACCGTTAGAAGCGTTTACAGGTATTACTTCACGATCGGAGGTAAGCTGTTCGGTAAGTGGGCAGGTGCAAGGCCTTTAGATGAAAACGTCATAAAGGAGTGGTACTACTACCTCTTGCAGTGCTCACTCTGCAGGAGATGCTCACTCTTCTGCCCATATGGCATAGACACGGCTGAAGTTGTATGGTGGGCAAGGAGGATGCTCAGTAGAGTAGGATTGAACCAGAGGTTCATGTGTATATCCATTGAAGCTTCAGCGAGAACAGGAAACCACTTGGGATTGTACGCTGGAGGTATGGCTGGATCGATCGAGCAAGGTTTAAGCGAACTTAAGGACATAACTGGCTTTGACCTGCATACCTACATAAACAAGCCCGGTGCTGACGTACTATTCGTAGCTCCATCAGCAGATTACTTCGCAACGCCACACTGGTACGCTATGCTTGGATACCTACTGCTCTTCAACGAGCTTGAAGAGAGATACGGCTTAACTGTTACATGGTCAACTTATGCAAGTGAAGGAGGTAACTTCGGTACGTTCCACAGCTACGAGGCAGCACAACTCTTGAACTCCAAGATCTACAAGGAAGCTGAGAGATTGGGTGTGAAGTTCATAATCGGTGGTGAGTGTGGACACATGTGGAGAGACAAGCACCAGTTCATAAACACGATGAACAACCCGCCGAAGCATGCAGAATGGAAGAAGTTCTGGGATGACCCAGATTTAGGTCAGATAAGCGAGAAGCTCAAGGGAATAAACTTGGGTGAGTTCATATCTGGTGAACACGGTTGGATACACGTTCTCGAATTTGTTGCAGCTTTGATCAAGCACAAGAAGATCGACATCGATCCAAGCAGAAACGACCACTGGAGAGCAACATACCACGATCCGTGCAATGTTGCAAGAGGTATGGGAATGCTTGAAGAACCAAGATACGTGCTGAGAAACGTTATGAACAACTTCTACGACATGCCAGAGCACACTATAAGGGAAAAGACATACTGCTGTGCTGCCGGTGGTGGAATGCTTGCTGAAGAGCTGATGGAGCTCAGGATGAGAGGAGTCATGCCGAGGATGATGGCATTGAGGTATGTGGTCAAGAAGTACGGTGTGAACATAATGCTAACGCCTTGTGCTATAGACAAGGCTCAGTTCCCGATTGCAGTAGACTACTGGAAGATTCCGGTTGAGATAGGAGGTCCAATGGAGATGGTCGGTAACGCTCTGGTCTTAACTGCGTTCGGTGAAAAGCCTGAGGATAGGAAGTACGATTTGAGAGGAACGCCTATAAGGGAGGAGGAGTGATATGTACCATAAGGGATATGTTGTCTTGGGAATAATACTATTTTTAGCCTTACTCGCCACGCCGTACTGGGTAAGCGCTGGAGCTATCAAGTACGAAGATGTACGAGAGGAACTTTCTCCTTCGAAGGGAACAGCTTGCATCTACAGTAAGGAGTGGATGGCGCAGTATCACATGGAGCTACTAAACGAGTGGAGAGAACTTGCCGTTAGAGATGGAGTCAGAACGTACACAACACCAAACGGAGTCTTCAATGTCAGCTTAACAGAATGCTGGCAGTGCCACGACTATGAAGGATTCTGTGCAAAGTGCCACGACTTCATGGAAGTCAGACCGGTTTGCTGGGACTGCCATTACAATCCTTCAATGGAGCTACCAACGGTCAATTATCTGAAGTGACTCAATACTTTTTCAATCAATTTTTTGCCATCCTCGGAATCGAATAGAGGTAAATTCCATTCTTCAACAATTCTTCTTCTCTTGAATCTTACCTTTCTTCCTTCAAACTCTTTCTCAAATTCAACTTCTTCCCAGTAAAGCATTATTCCCCTCCTCTGCCATGCTGGTGTCTTTGAAATGTTTATACCCCTCTCAAATAGTAAATCGTGTATCTCGCTCGATTTTTTACCAGACAAGAATTCCTGAGTTTTTCTTCTATCTTTAATCTCCTTAAGAAGTGTGTAAAAGGCGTAGCTGTTGATGTGATTTCTCCAGCACTCATCCTGCCTAGACTTTAGGTAATCCGATATCTCGTCGAAGCTTGCGTAAATTATCCTCGAATCGAAGCTCACAGGGAAACCCAATTTCAGCGACAAACGGGATGAAAACTCTGAAGCTATTATCGAATCGATTTTCTCAACCCTGCAACCAAATAAGTCTCTGAAAAGAAAACTGACCTCGTCGCTGAATGTGTACGCGAAGGCAGGGTTAAATTCTCTCATAATTTCTCTACAAGTCTCAACCATAGCTCTTGCGAACCTTATATCGTAGGGCTTTTCAAAATCTTTCAAAACGTTCGTGAAGTTTCTACCATCTATTCTTAGAATGAAAACGTTTGGGGCTAGTAGGTGTGCGTACAGTTCTCTGTCTTTCCAATTAATCCTCTTCCTTTTTTGCCTTGAAGACATCTTTGACTATGACAATATCACCTACAGCCTTAACTAGCCTGTAAGGGATCAGAACGCCTTTAGCCTTGGAGTTTATTAAAGTTTTGTTATAATCGGAGATAGCTAGGCTCTTTATCCTCCTGTTTTCCACGTCCAAAACTAGGTCCTTTACTACACCTACATATCTACCTTCATCTGTGTAAACCTTTAATCCTAACAGTGTTGAAATTTCACCGATCATCGTCAGGAGTTTGCGGTCACTTATATTAGCTTAACTGTTTCATCGATAACTTAAAATACCCTTGCGAAATTTCGCTTTAGTCCCGTAGGAGGCGTAAAGCCGTTGGGACTACGGGGTGATGGTATGATCGTGAGTAAAGAGCAGCTTGAGGAAGCGATAAGCAAGGCTATAGAGCAGGCTAAGCCGAGGAAATTCGTAGAGACGGTAGAAATGGCAGTAAACCTGAGAAATGTGGACATGAGAAGACCAGAGAACAGAATAGACGTAATTGTAACGCTACCTCACGGATTAGGAAAGCCTAGAAAGGTGGGTGTATTCGCGAGGGGTGAAACAGCTCTCAAGGCTCAGGAAGCTGGGGCAGATGTCGTATTAGGTCCTGAAGACATCGACGAATTGGCCAAGAACAAGAGAGAGGCCAAAAAGCTTGCTAAGAGAATTGACTTCTTTATAGCTGAAGCTCCCCTAATGCCTGAGATAGGTAGAAAGCTCGGTCCTATCTTGGGTCCGAGAGGAAAGATGCCTCAACCAATACCGCCACTAGCAGATCCAAAGCCAATGATAGAGAAGCTAAGGAAGTCTGTGAAGATAAGGACGAGAGATAAGCCAGTATTCCACGCACCGATAGGTAAGAGAGATATGGAAGTCGAAAAGTTGGCTGAAAATGCCTTAGAAATAATAAAGGTTGTTGAGAACAAGTATGATAATCCATCGCAAGTGGTAAAATCAATATATGTCAAGACGACTATGGGTCCAGCTGTGAGGGTGATCTGAGATGGCAGCAGTAAGAGGTTCACCTCCAAAGTGGAAGGTTCAAACCGTTGAGGAGCTTAGAAAGATGTTTAAATCGCATCCAGTGGTAGCTATAGTCAGCTTCAGAGGAGTTCCTTCAAATCAAATGCAGAGAATAAGGAGGGAGCTTAGAGGCAAAGCGTTAATTAAAGTTGTGAAGAATACGTTGGTAGAAAAGGCTTTGGAGGAACTTGAAGATAACTACAAGAAGCTTGAAGAATTCCTTTACGATCAGACAGCTTTAGTTTTCACTGACATGAATCCCTTTAAGCTCTACAAGCTCCTCGAGGAAACGAAAGAACCCTCACCACTTAAGCCCAATCAGATTTCACCTGTTGATGTCGTTGTTGAGAAGGGACCAACACCAATTCCACCGGGCCCAATGATGGCAGAGCTACAGAATGCTGGTATTCCAGTGGCCATTGAGAGAGGTAAGGTAGTTGTAAGGGAGACTGTTACGGTTGTAAAGGCTGGTGAAGTAGTTAAGCCTGAGGTTGCAAGAGCTTTGAGCGTTCTGGGAATAAAGCCCATAAAGATAGGACTCGATACAAGAGTTATATACGACAACGGAATCCTGCTAACACCGGACATATTAGCAATTGACGTCGAGAAGATTAAGAGTGAGTTTGCAGAGGCTTATCAGAAGGCTTTGAACTTGGCTGTTAACTGTGCATACGTAACTGAGGAGACTGCCGAGATACTCATCATGAAAGCTGTTATGGATGCAAGAAACTTGGCTATAAATGCTGGACTGCCAGTGAAGGAAGTTATGCCAGAAATCTTAGCGAAGGCTCACATGGAGGCTTTGGCTTTGGCTTCACTCTTACCAGAATCAGCTTTGGATGATGAACTCAAGAGCTTACTCTCCTCAAGAGTTGTTGAGAAGAAAGAGGAGGTTGTAGAGGAGAAGAAGGAAGAGGAAAAGAAGGAGGAAGAAAAAGAAGAGGAAGAGGAGGAATCTGCTTTAGAAGGTTTAGGTGCGTTATTCGGCTAAAGGAGGTGATGTGTTATGGAGTATATATATGCGGCTTTGTTGTTGCACTCCGCTAAGAAAGAGATAAACGAAGAGAACTTGAAAGCTGTGCTTGAAGCAGCTGGCGTCGAAGTGGATGAAGCGAGAGTTAAGGCTCTGGTCTCGGCTTTGGAGGGAATTGACATAGACGAGGCTATATCGAAGGCAGCTTTCGCACCGGTCGCAGCAGCACCACAGCCCGCTGCAGCTACTGCTGAGGCCGCTGCAGAAGAGAAGAAGGAGGAAGAAAAGAAGGAAGAGGAAGAAGAAAAGGCGGAAGAAGAGGCTCTGGAGGGACTTGGAGCACTGTTCGGCTAAATGTCCACTACAACATAGGCGTACCATCCACCATTTTTTTTCTCAACAACGAAGTTGTGAAGTGTTATCGCTTTAGGTTCTACCTTCACTATTTCCGGTCTGAGTGTTCCACCTCTTATCTTTCCCGTAGCCTTCAAAATTTCTCCTTCCTCAACCTTTACAAACTCCACAGTTTTTCCACCGAAGAATTCTGTATCGAAAGCAATGAGAAGTTTGCTCAACCAGTTGTATAGAAGGTAATCCGGCGAATCCGCCTCAACATTGACATTCAACACCCTATTTTCATCAAGCTTTTCAGTATAAACAAAAGCCTCGTAAAATGCGTAGGTTGCGTTCTCTATTAGCTCCTCCAAACTGTTGCCAAAGACTTCAAAGGCGACATCGGCAGTGTGGTCTATAAACCTGTACCTCATGCACGAGATTTTATTGCAAAGTTTTTAACCTTTATATCCGACAAGTTGCGTGAAAGTTGCGCTCGGTGGAACATTCGATCCCCTTCATGAGGGACACAAGAGGCTGATCAGAAAGGCTTTCAGCATAAGCAAGGACGTAGTTTTTGGAGTTACGAGCGATGAGATGGCTCGGAAGAGGCTGAGAAACGTTCTACCTTACAACGTTAGAGTTAGAAATCTGAAGGAGTATGTTAAGAGATCCTACGGAGTTGAGCCAAGAATAGAGATTATTAAGGACTGTTACGGTAAGACGCTTGAAGAGGACTACGATTACCTCATA encodes:
- the nrfD gene encoding NrfD/PsrC family molybdoenzyme membrane anchor subunit, with amino-acid sequence MGAEVPKIDFTKIEGKSYGYYAICAIWLSICIIGAYAYYLQWIHGHQVTGLNNQVPWGFGIAAVCYFIGASAGSLIVSALSGVFEKEEFKIFSRSAAFFAAAMIVAAMGAIFTDVGNPSNSINFLMYFNPTSIFSWNAFLYSSYFVVCVIYLIAQFEEKKFLTRCIAVFAVGWAVLVHSGTGAILGFIYSNDFYHSALTPPMFIISAIASGLGLLIPTYILTFKWTKREYDPSLFWTLTKIMGAMVIVLLYFFIVEGFEKGYMPASHEAFLRMITSPETPAVWVYWFGQIGLMLLALAIMLSPYRKTEKAMFVAGLLVAVAVFCERYILVVPGLSYPYEIFAGYEAVKPFQIVPYYPTWAEWAIELALLAGVYLAYCIGIKIFALLPEKAVKVEEVNKNE
- the dsrM gene encoding sulfate reduction electron transfer complex DsrMKJOP subunit DsrM; protein product: MSEALYIFYALPYICFAIFVIGTIYRVVDWARSAVPLKIPTTSAQQPSFKFVRRTWIDKIDSPSSKFWAFVRVLFVVFLFRDLFRNTRYYIEMGGKNVDTRWLWLFAILFHYSLLVIVIRHLRFFTNPVPDFVKTLEYLDGVLGVAIVPPLLMTGVIALVALAFLWGRRILLAKERSISIPSDHLILFFMAVILVSGLLMRYIIKADLSYVKMFALSVVTFQPPSPEVLANLHWLFLIHFTFVCITIAYIPFSKVMHFAGVWFSPTRNMPNDNRRKRHVNPWDPNPELPILVREGITVAGVTYKCKKLDWDTYYEMYKDQLDEIAEKNYTLKAEEF
- the hmeD gene encoding Hdr-like menaquinol oxidoreductase iron-sulfur subunit HmeD, with product MSEVPEELKIKQKFPNWYDWLKPITQKDIKHGFASYIALPKQVNSEFFKMPFGDVERDVFSEDWKLPENWKEIILDSFKETLEKNRAFKVFMDICVRCGACADKCHYYIGTGDPKNMPVMRAETVRSVYRYYFTIGGKLFGKWAGARPLDENVIKEWYYYLLQCSLCRRCSLFCPYGIDTAEVVWWARRMLSRVGLNQRFMCISIEASARTGNHLGLYAGGMAGSIEQGLSELKDITGFDLHTYINKPGADVLFVAPSADYFATPHWYAMLGYLLLFNELEERYGLTVTWSTYASEGGNFGTFHSYEAAQLLNSKIYKEAERLGVKFIIGGECGHMWRDKHQFINTMNNPPKHAEWKKFWDDPDLGQISEKLKGINLGEFISGEHGWIHVLEFVAALIKHKKIDIDPSRNDHWRATYHDPCNVARGMGMLEEPRYVLRNVMNNFYDMPEHTIREKTYCCAAGGGMLAEELMELRMRGVMPRMMALRYVVKKYGVNIMLTPCAIDKAQFPIAVDYWKIPVEIGGPMEMVGNALVLTAFGEKPEDRKYDLRGTPIREEE
- the dsrJ gene encoding sulfate reduction electron transfer complex DsrMKJOP subunit DsrJ, with protein sequence MYHKGYVVLGIILFLALLATPYWVSAGAIKYEDVREELSPSKGTACIYSKEWMAQYHMELLNEWRELAVRDGVRTYTTPNGVFNVSLTECWQCHDYEGFCAKCHDFMEVRPVCWDCHYNPSMELPTVNYLK
- a CDS encoding tRNA(His) guanylyltransferase Thg1 family protein, whose protein sequence is MSSRQKRKRINWKDRELYAHLLAPNVFILRIDGRNFTNVLKDFEKPYDIRFARAMVETCREIMREFNPAFAYTFSDEVSFLFRDLFGCRVEKIDSIIASEFSSRLSLKLGFPVSFDSRIIYASFDEISDYLKSRQDECWRNHINSYAFYTLLKEIKDRRKTQEFLSGKKSSEIHDLLFERGINISKTPAWQRRGIMLYWEEVEFEKEFEGRKVRFKRRRIVEEWNLPLFDSEDGKKLIEKVLSHFR
- a CDS encoding PRC-barrel domain-containing protein, with protein sequence MIGEISTLLGLKVYTDEGRYVGVVKDLVLDVENRRIKSLAISDYNKTLINSKAKGVLIPYRLVKAVGDIVIVKDVFKAKKEED
- a CDS encoding 50S ribosomal protein L1; this translates as MIVSKEQLEEAISKAIEQAKPRKFVETVEMAVNLRNVDMRRPENRIDVIVTLPHGLGKPRKVGVFARGETALKAQEAGADVVLGPEDIDELAKNKREAKKLAKRIDFFIAEAPLMPEIGRKLGPILGPRGKMPQPIPPLADPKPMIEKLRKSVKIRTRDKPVFHAPIGKRDMEVEKLAENALEIIKVVENKYDNPSQVVKSIYVKTTMGPAVRVI
- a CDS encoding 50S ribosomal protein L10, producing MAAVRGSPPKWKVQTVEELRKMFKSHPVVAIVSFRGVPSNQMQRIRRELRGKALIKVVKNTLVEKALEELEDNYKKLEEFLYDQTALVFTDMNPFKLYKLLEETKEPSPLKPNQISPVDVVVEKGPTPIPPGPMMAELQNAGIPVAIERGKVVVRETVTVVKAGEVVKPEVARALSVLGIKPIKIGLDTRVIYDNGILLTPDILAIDVEKIKSEFAEAYQKALNLAVNCAYVTEETAEILIMKAVMDARNLAINAGLPVKEVMPEILAKAHMEALALASLLPESALDDELKSLLSSRVVEKKEEVVEEKKEEEKKEEEKEEEEEESALEGLGALFG
- the rpl12p gene encoding 50S ribosomal protein P1 → MEYIYAALLLHSAKKEINEENLKAVLEAAGVEVDEARVKALVSALEGIDIDEAISKAAFAPVAAAPQPAAATAEAAAEEKKEEEKKEEEEEKAEEEALEGLGALFG
- a CDS encoding archease gives rise to the protein MRYRFIDHTADVAFEVFGNSLEELIENATYAFYEAFVYTEKLDENRVLNVNVEADSPDYLLYNWLSKLLIAFDTEFFGGKTVEFVKVEEGEILKATGKIRGGTLRPEIVKVEPKAITLHNFVVEKKNGGWYAYVVVDI
- a CDS encoding phosphopantetheine adenylyltransferase, with protein sequence MKVALGGTFDPLHEGHKRLIRKAFSISKDVVFGVTSDEMARKRLRNVLPYNVRVRNLKEYVKRSYGVEPRIEIIKDCYGKTLEEDYDYLIVSPETYENAKRINKKRIEIGKRPITIVVVDFVLAYDKKPISATRIKNGEIDRFGFNLKPRRS